A stretch of Lentibacillus sp. JNUCC-1 DNA encodes these proteins:
- the alr gene encoding alanine racemase has translation MKALYRPTWANINLEAIGYNINQIRKRIPAKTGIMAVVKADGYGHGAVEVGRKALASGAEWLAVALLEEALSLRKAGINAPILVFGWVSPEDVHIAAQEQVTLTFFQKEWLEAVNKQELDKPLQVHMKWDTGMGRVGIRSADELDAIVEVLRQSPKVSLTGIYTHFATADEADLTLFNEQQERFQTLKSMFEFMWPDRVNYHTGNSAAASRFPDHMYDYIRFGIAMYGLYPSAVTKKEHPIDLKPALSLHSRLTHVKEVYKGATISYGATYHANSTEWVGTIPIGYADGWIRKLQGVEVLVEGKRMPVVGRICMDRTMIKLDQSYPIGTRVTLIGCQGEDEVTADDIAEKLDTINYEVACMISERVPRLYGVDF, from the coding sequence ATGAAAGCTTTGTACCGTCCGACATGGGCAAACATAAATTTGGAAGCGATTGGTTATAATATTAACCAGATCAGGAAAAGAATCCCCGCTAAGACCGGTATCATGGCGGTTGTCAAAGCAGATGGTTACGGCCATGGTGCTGTTGAAGTCGGCCGGAAAGCTTTAGCATCAGGCGCTGAATGGCTTGCCGTTGCCCTTTTGGAAGAGGCGCTTTCTCTGCGTAAGGCAGGCATTAACGCACCGATTCTCGTGTTTGGCTGGGTTTCACCGGAAGATGTTCACATAGCTGCACAGGAACAAGTAACACTGACCTTTTTCCAAAAAGAGTGGCTTGAAGCGGTCAATAAACAGGAATTGGATAAGCCGCTGCAGGTTCATATGAAATGGGATACAGGGATGGGGCGAGTCGGTATTCGTTCAGCAGATGAGCTTGACGCAATCGTTGAAGTGTTGCGCCAAAGTCCAAAAGTCTCTTTGACGGGAATTTATACGCATTTTGCAACAGCAGACGAGGCTGATCTGACTCTGTTCAATGAACAGCAGGAACGTTTTCAAACACTTAAATCCATGTTTGAATTCATGTGGCCGGACCGCGTAAATTACCACACCGGAAACAGCGCGGCCGCAAGTAGATTTCCTGACCATATGTACGACTATATCCGGTTCGGCATCGCCATGTATGGCCTTTATCCGTCCGCTGTAACAAAAAAAGAGCACCCGATCGATCTTAAGCCTGCTCTATCCCTGCACAGCCGGCTGACTCATGTGAAAGAAGTCTATAAAGGCGCGACCATCAGCTATGGGGCCACTTATCATGCGAACAGCACCGAATGGGTTGGGACCATCCCTATCGGTTATGCGGATGGCTGGATCAGGAAATTACAAGGTGTAGAAGTGCTTGTTGAAGGAAAACGTATGCCCGTGGTCGGGCGTATCTGTATGGATCGGACAATGATTAAACTCGATCAATCCTATCCAATTGGCACCCGGGTCACGTTAATTGGCTGCCAGGGAGAAGATGAGGTTACAGCAGATGACATTGCAGAAAAACTCGACACGATTAATTATGAAGTCGCATGTATGATTTCAGAGCGCGTGCCGCGGCTGTATGGAGTGGATTTTTAA
- a CDS encoding catalase, which yields MRNNEQQDKKRLTTAAGAPVTDYQNSMTAGPRGPMLLQDVWFLEKLAHFDREVIPERRMHAKGSGAFGTFTVTNDISKYTSAKIFSEVGKQTEMFARFSTVAGERGAADAERDIRGFALRFYTEEGNWDLVGNNTPVFFLRDPLLFPDLNHAVKRDPRTNMPEPNNKWDFWSSLPEALHQVTIVMSDRGIPKSYRTMHGFGSHTFSMINADNERVWVKFHLRSQQGIENLSDHEAEQTVGKDRESHQRDLYNSIEIKNFPKWKMYIQVMTEEEAYNMPYNPFDLTKVWYKEDFPLIEVGEFELNRNPENYFQDVEQAAFTPANVVPGISFSPDKMLQGRLFSYGDAQRYRLGVNHHQIPVNTPKCPFHSYHRDGQMRVDGNQGSRIGYGPNSYGEWHDQPEYKEPGLPIQGNGDRWDFREDDDQYYEQPGKLFNLMDDDQKQALFENTARDMEGVEKHIKIRHISNCYRADPAYGEGVASALGIAMSDVEAASDLK from the coding sequence ATGCGTAACAATGAGCAACAAGATAAAAAAAGACTTACAACTGCAGCCGGTGCCCCGGTTACTGATTACCAAAACTCAATGACAGCCGGGCCAAGAGGACCTATGCTTCTACAGGACGTTTGGTTCTTGGAGAAATTAGCCCACTTTGACAGAGAAGTTATCCCAGAACGGCGGATGCATGCTAAAGGGTCAGGTGCCTTTGGAACATTCACGGTTACCAATGACATTTCGAAATATACAAGTGCTAAAATTTTCTCTGAAGTTGGCAAACAAACGGAAATGTTCGCCCGTTTTTCAACCGTGGCTGGAGAGCGAGGAGCAGCAGACGCCGAGCGAGATATCCGTGGATTTGCACTTAGATTCTACACAGAAGAAGGAAATTGGGACCTTGTCGGCAATAACACGCCGGTTTTCTTCTTAAGAGATCCCCTGCTTTTTCCTGACTTGAATCATGCGGTCAAACGGGATCCACGGACAAACATGCCGGAGCCAAACAACAAGTGGGATTTTTGGTCTTCATTACCTGAAGCACTTCATCAAGTGACCATTGTCATGAGTGACAGGGGTATTCCAAAATCGTATCGTACCATGCATGGTTTTGGCAGTCACACATTTTCCATGATCAATGCCGATAATGAGCGCGTATGGGTGAAGTTCCATCTTCGTTCACAACAGGGCATTGAGAATCTCTCTGACCATGAAGCTGAACAAACAGTCGGTAAAGATAGAGAGAGTCACCAGCGTGATTTGTATAATTCTATCGAAATTAAGAACTTCCCCAAATGGAAAATGTATATTCAAGTTATGACTGAAGAGGAAGCATACAATATGCCATACAATCCATTTGACCTTACGAAAGTATGGTATAAAGAAGACTTCCCACTTATTGAGGTAGGAGAATTTGAATTAAACCGAAATCCCGAGAACTATTTCCAGGACGTAGAACAAGCTGCATTTACTCCTGCTAATGTTGTGCCTGGCATCAGTTTCTCTCCTGATAAAATGCTTCAGGGACGCCTATTCTCTTATGGTGATGCACAGCGTTACCGCCTGGGTGTGAATCATCACCAAATTCCGGTTAACACGCCAAAATGTCCGTTCCACAGTTACCATCGCGATGGTCAAATGCGAGTAGACGGAAATCAAGGCAGCCGTATTGGATATGGCCCAAACAGTTATGGTGAGTGGCACGATCAGCCCGAATATAAAGAACCAGGTCTGCCGATTCAAGGTAACGGCGATCGCTGGGACTTCCGTGAAGATGATGATCAATATTACGAACAGCCCGGTAAACTGTTCAATTTAATGGATGATGACCAAAAGCAAGCTTTGTTTGAGAACACAGCTCGAGACATGGAAGGTGTTGAAAAACACATTAAAATTCGTCACATCAGCAATTGCTATAGAGCAGATCCAGCCTATGGCGAGGGAGTTGCCAGTGCATTAGGTATTGCCATGAGCGATGTTGAAGCAGCGAGTGATTTGAAGTAA
- a CDS encoding type II toxin-antitoxin system PemK/MazF family toxin, which translates to MIVQRGEVYFADLSPVVGSEQGGIRPVLILQNNIGNRFSPTVIVAAITAQIQKAKLPTHVEIDAKRYGFDRDSVILLEQIRTLDKTRLTDRITRLDKEMMDKIDYALEISLGLKDMYHNKDQ; encoded by the coding sequence TTGATCGTTCAACGAGGCGAAGTGTATTTCGCCGATTTATCCCCTGTTGTTGGATCAGAACAGGGTGGCATTCGGCCAGTATTGATCCTGCAAAATAATATCGGTAACAGATTCAGCCCGACCGTCATTGTCGCAGCCATAACGGCACAAATCCAAAAGGCCAAGCTGCCCACACATGTGGAAATAGATGCAAAGCGTTATGGGTTTGACCGGGACTCAGTCATACTGCTCGAACAAATCCGCACACTGGACAAGACGCGGCTGACAGACCGTATAACCAGGCTTGACAAAGAAATGATGGATAAGATCGACTACGCATTGGAAATCAGTCTTGGACTAAAAGATATGTATCATAATAAGGATCAATAG
- a CDS encoding anti-sigma regulatory factor — protein MNKSCVNIRQEIDIVAARQLGRDLAKEVGFSAVDQARFTTAVSEIARNIYLYANEGKICFDITQNMNHTGLRLTATDSGPGIKDISKAMEDGYTTSGGLGAGLPGVKRLMDEFDISSEENVGTKIMVIKWKR, from the coding sequence ATGAATAAATCCTGTGTGAACATTAGGCAAGAAATAGATATTGTTGCAGCACGCCAGCTTGGCCGTGATCTTGCAAAAGAGGTAGGATTCAGCGCAGTTGACCAGGCAAGGTTTACAACTGCTGTATCTGAAATTGCCAGAAACATATACTTATATGCAAACGAAGGTAAAATTTGTTTCGATATCACTCAAAACATGAACCATACAGGGCTTCGGTTGACGGCGACAGATTCAGGTCCCGGGATTAAAGACATAAGCAAAGCTATGGAAGATGGTTATACAACATCCGGCGGTCTTGGAGCAGGTTTGCCCGGTGTAAAAAGGCTGATGGATGAATTTGACATTTCTTCAGAGGAGAATGTCGGTACAAAAATAATGGTTATAAAGTGGAAACGCTGA
- a CDS encoding SpoIIE family protein phosphatase, producing MTRTDVSVFQKPKNGNYYCGDSYFYEETDTGFICVLADGLGSGEHAKDSSQVVIDVVENNRKATVKELIKLSNKALTGKRGVVLGLLKINFDDKTYSFSSIGNIGVVTITSRSKKKRNIPNSGYLGGYERPFKVETGKLEPDLIFVVFSDGVEDTDLSKPFMLNKNVHALTESFANYKTDPPRDDVTLIAIKYNG from the coding sequence ATGACACGAACTGATGTGAGTGTGTTTCAAAAGCCTAAAAATGGCAACTATTACTGTGGTGACAGTTATTTTTACGAAGAAACAGACACAGGTTTTATTTGTGTACTTGCAGATGGATTGGGAAGTGGTGAGCATGCAAAAGACTCATCACAGGTCGTTATTGATGTTGTTGAAAATAACAGAAAAGCCACTGTTAAAGAACTTATTAAGCTGAGTAATAAAGCGCTTACGGGTAAACGCGGTGTGGTACTTGGTTTATTGAAAATTAATTTTGATGACAAGACCTACAGTTTTTCTTCGATAGGCAATATAGGTGTTGTAACGATCACAAGCAGGAGCAAGAAAAAGAGAAACATTCCTAATTCCGGGTATTTGGGCGGCTATGAACGCCCTTTTAAAGTGGAAACAGGGAAGCTTGAACCAGACTTGATATTCGTTGTGTTTTCCGACGGTGTGGAAGATACTGACCTCTCCAAACCCTTCATGCTGAACAAAAATGTTCATGCACTCACTGAAAGCTTTGCTAACTACAAAACAGACCCTCCCAGAGACGATGTTACATTAATCGCTATCAAATATAATGGTTAA
- a CDS encoding STAS domain-containing protein — MNLTIDILNEPDKTVAVLSGEVDVYTAPQLKEALLDLVKHDNAMVVVDMADVGYMDSTGLSVFISALKAGKEHDSHLKLINLQDSVTRLFDITGLDKVIDINASIRGGS; from the coding sequence TTGAATCTGACAATAGATATTTTAAATGAACCGGATAAAACCGTCGCAGTTCTTTCGGGGGAAGTAGACGTATATACAGCGCCTCAATTAAAAGAAGCACTGCTCGACCTTGTTAAACACGACAATGCTATGGTTGTGGTCGATATGGCAGATGTTGGCTACATGGACAGCACAGGTCTGTCTGTGTTTATCAGTGCGTTGAAGGCCGGAAAAGAGCATGACAGCCATTTGAAGCTGATTAACCTGCAAGACAGTGTCACCAGACTATTTGATATCACAGGACTGGATAAGGTCATTGACATCAATGCATCTATTCGAGGAGGAAGTTGA
- a CDS encoding RsbT co-antagonist protein RsbRA, whose product MDTKFKKIVLENSDTIVDNWLEEIASLKDGNYTSSISEELFDSTNREFVNVIFTSIQHKGSIDIVDDFSEKLINLGWPLSYITDGLQVFRRVTIDFILSRAEQVDSQYISELIRSVDMWTEPLIRKLVNEYSGSWEHVVSLQRVALQELSAPLIPVMDNITIMPLVGTIDTERAKLIMENLLDGVIRHNSEVVLMDITGVPVVDTMVAHHIIQAAEAVRLVGSTCILVGIRPEIAQTIVNLGINLDKFPTKSSLKKGFSAALSLTGREVIDGESNHTQINSIIDSLYKE is encoded by the coding sequence ATGGACACTAAATTCAAAAAAATAGTACTTGAAAATAGTGACACAATTGTTGACAATTGGTTAGAGGAGATTGCATCACTAAAAGACGGAAATTACACATCAAGTATTTCAGAAGAATTGTTTGATAGTACCAACCGTGAATTTGTTAATGTGATTTTCACAAGCATCCAGCATAAAGGCTCAATTGATATTGTGGATGACTTTTCGGAAAAACTGATCAACCTGGGTTGGCCGCTTAGTTATATTACTGATGGACTGCAGGTATTCCGGCGTGTGACGATCGACTTTATTCTATCTCGGGCAGAACAAGTTGATTCTCAGTATATCTCTGAGTTAATCAGAAGTGTTGATATGTGGACGGAACCATTAATCAGAAAGCTTGTTAATGAATATTCAGGTAGCTGGGAACATGTTGTATCTTTGCAGCGGGTTGCACTTCAGGAATTGTCAGCACCGCTCATCCCTGTAATGGATAACATTACAATTATGCCACTCGTTGGCACAATTGATACTGAAAGAGCGAAACTCATCATGGAAAATCTGTTGGACGGTGTGATTCGACATAACTCTGAAGTTGTCCTAATGGATATAACCGGTGTCCCTGTTGTTGATACAATGGTTGCCCACCACATTATCCAAGCAGCAGAAGCTGTTCGGCTTGTTGGTTCCACCTGTATATTGGTTGGCATTCGTCCGGAAATCGCCCAGACGATCGTTAACCTTGGTATTAATCTTGATAAGTTTCCAACGAAAAGCTCACTTAAGAAGGGCTTCAGTGCAGCACTTAGTCTAACTGGAAGAGAAGTTATTGATGGCGAATCGAATCATACACAAATCAATTCTATAATCGATTCATTATACAAGGAGTGA
- the rsbW gene encoding anti-sigma B factor RsbW yields MAETFDFIEMKIPAKAEYVGVIRLSMSGIANRMGFNYEDIEDLKVAVSEAITNAVTHAYNEENEGEVTIGFGVYEDRLEVMVADHGGSFNLSEVKGKIGPYEQNESIESLREGGFGLFIIDALVDKVEINNEYGVIVLMTKYLQETGVELDGNELSTR; encoded by the coding sequence ATGGCTGAAACATTTGACTTTATTGAGATGAAAATACCGGCTAAAGCTGAATACGTCGGTGTCATACGTCTAAGTATGTCAGGGATCGCCAACCGGATGGGCTTCAATTATGAAGATATTGAGGATTTGAAAGTGGCGGTTTCAGAAGCGATTACTAACGCTGTTACACATGCCTATAATGAGGAGAATGAGGGCGAGGTGACAATCGGATTTGGTGTTTATGAGGATCGTCTGGAAGTGATGGTGGCTGACCATGGCGGCAGTTTTAACCTGAGCGAAGTAAAAGGCAAAATCGGACCTTATGAACAAAACGAATCTATTGAATCATTGCGCGAAGGTGGCTTTGGTCTATTCATTATTGATGCCCTTGTGGACAAAGTGGAAATTAATAATGAGTACGGGGTGATTGTCCTAATGACCAAATACCTTCAAGAAACCGGGGTGGAGCTTGATGGTAACGAACTCTCAACAAGATAA
- a CDS encoding STAS domain-containing protein, with product MKKIPILKLHQYLLVSIQVEIDDQTAMQFQEDLLQKIHSTGASGIVIDLTSVEMIDSFIAKVLGDVVTMSDLMGAKVVLTGIQPAVAMTLIDLGIHMQDVPTSLDIEQGLVKLHQELGGNL from the coding sequence ATGAAGAAAATTCCTATTCTGAAGTTACATCAATATCTGCTTGTGTCAATTCAAGTGGAAATAGATGACCAAACCGCTATGCAATTTCAAGAGGATCTGCTTCAGAAAATTCATAGTACAGGAGCATCAGGGATTGTAATCGACTTAACATCAGTGGAAATGATTGATTCATTTATTGCTAAAGTATTAGGCGACGTTGTAACGATGTCAGATTTAATGGGGGCGAAAGTTGTCCTGACAGGTATTCAGCCTGCTGTAGCTATGACCTTGATCGATCTTGGCATTCATATGCAAGATGTTCCGACCTCTTTGGACATTGAACAAGGGCTGGTCAAGCTTCACCAGGAATTGGGGGGTAACCTATGA
- a CDS encoding CopG family ribbon-helix-helix protein, giving the protein MSESLQEIMVRLPKNLVHEVNGLVQYENNDLSDFICQATRNYLEHKKHEHVQQFQASMQKGYQEMARINLSIASEAFQAEEEAEDTLERSVIGV; this is encoded by the coding sequence TTGTCGGAGAGCTTGCAAGAAATTATGGTAAGACTTCCTAAAAATCTGGTACATGAGGTGAATGGATTGGTACAATATGAAAACAATGATTTGAGCGACTTCATTTGCCAGGCAACACGCAATTATCTCGAACACAAGAAACATGAACATGTACAGCAATTCCAAGCGTCCATGCAGAAGGGTTACCAGGAAATGGCACGCATTAATTTAAGCATTGCTTCTGAAGCTTTCCAGGCAGAGGAAGAAGCAGAAGATACTTTAGAGCGTTCCGTGATCGGGGTGTAG
- the sigB gene encoding RNA polymerase sigma factor SigB: MVTNSQQDNANRDNVYDWIEKLRENPEDQETQEKIVMAYSDLVESIARKYSRNSSIHEDLTQVGMIGLLGAIRRYDPEVGRSFESFAVPTIIGEIKRFIRDKTWSVHVPRRIKELGPKIKKAVDELTIADQQSPSIKDIAHYLDVSEEDVLETMEMGKSYKALSVDRKIEADSDGSTVSLLDLVGNDDKSFETVDQRMLLERIFPALSEREQQILKCTYFENMSQKETGELLGISQMHVSRLQRRSLRKLREIIESESAEVLE; this comes from the coding sequence ATGGTAACGAACTCTCAACAAGATAATGCAAATCGGGATAACGTCTATGATTGGATTGAAAAACTGCGGGAAAATCCCGAGGACCAGGAAACACAAGAAAAAATAGTGATGGCCTACTCAGATCTTGTGGAATCCATTGCCAGAAAGTATTCTCGGAACAGCAGCATCCATGAAGATCTGACTCAAGTTGGGATGATCGGTCTCCTGGGAGCGATCAGACGGTATGATCCTGAGGTTGGACGTTCATTTGAATCTTTTGCCGTTCCAACAATCATTGGGGAAATCAAGCGTTTTATCCGTGATAAAACCTGGAGTGTGCATGTGCCCCGGCGTATAAAAGAACTTGGTCCGAAAATCAAAAAGGCTGTGGACGAGCTGACGATAGCAGACCAGCAGTCTCCTAGTATTAAGGATATTGCGCATTATCTCGATGTGTCTGAAGAAGACGTGCTGGAAACAATGGAGATGGGTAAAAGCTACAAGGCCCTATCTGTAGATCGCAAAATTGAAGCAGACTCTGATGGCAGTACAGTTTCACTCTTGGATCTTGTCGGCAACGATGACAAAAGCTTTGAAACGGTTGATCAGCGTATGCTTCTCGAACGTATTTTTCCCGCATTGTCAGAGCGGGAGCAGCAAATCCTGAAATGCACGTATTTTGAGAACATGAGCCAGAAAGAAACGGGCGAATTGCTTGGAATTTCTCAGATGCATGTTTCAAGGTTGCAGCGACGTTCATTGCGAAAACTGCGCGAAATCATTGAGTCAGAGAGTGCGGAGGTTTTAGAGTAG
- a CDS encoding PP2C family protein-serine/threonine phosphatase, protein MDVAKLDLDSYKDLLKKYIKQQDETSLYGAEQMSKSFIKNNIPPEEIVNLHIQALAKLYPNISEDIQSSMNFLLETMIYYGLAHQEFQSLREKQLALQSEIAVAANVQDTLLATAKPDIEGLDIGVISVPAHQMNGDYHHFIKGKDGSLGIAMADVVGKGVPAALCMSMIKYSMDILEEEKMIPAKILKYLNRVVERNVDTGMFITMFYAQYLPTTQMLHYASAGHEPGFIYNAETDDFSEIETAGLVLGVMADSEYPSYKQPVNIGDMIILLTDGVTECRRGEEFISREEILDVIREYMHLPAQEIVDRVYKYFERLQDFQLRDDFTLLIMKREV, encoded by the coding sequence GTGGATGTCGCGAAACTTGATTTAGACAGTTATAAAGACCTATTAAAGAAATACATCAAACAACAAGACGAAACATCCCTTTATGGAGCGGAGCAGATGAGTAAGTCATTCATCAAAAATAATATTCCGCCTGAGGAAATCGTGAATCTCCACATTCAAGCTTTAGCTAAGTTGTATCCCAATATATCAGAAGATATCCAGAGCTCCATGAATTTTCTGCTGGAAACAATGATATACTACGGATTAGCCCATCAGGAATTTCAGTCCTTAAGAGAGAAGCAACTGGCATTGCAATCTGAAATCGCTGTTGCGGCCAATGTTCAGGATACACTTTTAGCCACGGCAAAGCCGGATATTGAAGGACTTGATATTGGTGTGATCAGTGTACCGGCACACCAAATGAATGGGGATTATCATCACTTTATTAAAGGAAAAGACGGTTCGTTAGGCATAGCAATGGCAGATGTCGTCGGTAAAGGGGTGCCAGCTGCTTTATGCATGTCCATGATTAAATACTCCATGGATATTTTGGAAGAGGAAAAAATGATCCCTGCCAAGATCCTGAAATACTTAAATCGGGTTGTAGAAAGAAATGTGGATACAGGAATGTTCATTACCATGTTTTATGCACAGTATTTGCCAACAACGCAAATGCTGCATTATGCATCAGCAGGCCACGAGCCAGGTTTTATATACAATGCGGAAACAGATGACTTTTCAGAAATAGAAACAGCAGGACTTGTACTTGGTGTGATGGCAGACAGCGAATACCCCAGCTATAAGCAGCCTGTGAACATAGGGGATATGATTATATTATTGACCGATGGTGTGACAGAATGCCGTCGCGGGGAAGAGTTTATCAGCCGTGAAGAAATTTTGGATGTCATTCGGGAGTATATGCATCTTCCTGCACAGGAAATTGTTGATCGTGTCTATAAATACTTTGAACGGTTGCAGGATTTCCAGTTGCGAGATGATTTTACTTTGTTAATCATGAAGCGAGAGGTTTAA
- a CDS encoding Tex family protein, whose amino-acid sequence MKWVAKETQIKQSTVEIVLSLIKEGNTVPFIARYRKEATGALDEVQIKDIHDKWQYRTNLEERKEEVLRLIDEQGKLTETLKADIVQATQLQRVEDLYRPYKQKRRTRATVAKEKGLEPLAEKIWAQDIANIQYEAEKFISEEDELHTIDDVLTGVNDILAEWISDEPAYRESIRDMTFKHGQIRSEAKKPELDEKKVFQMYYDYHEAVRSLVSHRILALNRGEKEEVLKVAIEPPAERIIAYLTKKVIQKDSDGEAWELLEEAIADSYKRLIQPSIEREIRNTLSEGAEEQAIEVFSENLKNLLLQPPLKGRTMLGVDPAFRTGCKLVVIDETGKVQEVDVMYPTAPRKDVAGSEKKVLKLIQKYGAELIAIGNGTASRETEQFISDVITNNQLDVPYIIVNEAGASVYSASALAREEFPDLQVEERSAVSIARRVQDPLAELVKIDPKSIGVGQYQHDVSQKKLNASLGFVVETAVNQVGVNVNTASPSLLQYVSGLSKTVANNVIKKREELGKFTNRAELKDIPRLGAKTYEQSIGFLRIIDGDHPLDRTPIHPETYKQTEALLEMLGFKAEDIGSDKLQEQLKTLNQTETAAQLDIGIPTLADIIDALSRPERDPRDEFPQPLLKQNVLSMEDLEQGMEMQGTVRNVVDFGVFVDIGVKQDGLVHISKMANKFVKHPMDVASVGDVVTVWIEDVDQERGRIALSMVQGKQ is encoded by the coding sequence ATGAAATGGGTTGCCAAAGAAACACAAATTAAGCAATCTACTGTAGAAATCGTTTTATCCTTAATCAAAGAAGGCAACACGGTGCCGTTCATTGCCCGTTACCGTAAAGAAGCAACAGGAGCATTGGACGAGGTCCAGATCAAAGATATTCATGACAAATGGCAATACAGAACGAATCTGGAAGAACGGAAGGAAGAGGTCCTCCGTCTAATAGATGAGCAAGGCAAATTAACTGAAACACTTAAAGCCGATATTGTACAAGCAACTCAATTGCAACGAGTAGAGGATTTGTACCGGCCTTATAAACAAAAACGACGCACCCGCGCGACGGTGGCAAAGGAAAAAGGACTGGAGCCTCTTGCTGAAAAAATCTGGGCTCAGGATATCGCCAACATTCAGTACGAGGCTGAAAAGTTTATCTCTGAGGAAGACGAATTACATACGATTGACGATGTTCTCACAGGTGTAAACGATATTCTGGCAGAGTGGATTTCAGACGAACCAGCATACAGGGAATCGATTAGAGACATGACCTTTAAACACGGTCAGATCCGTTCGGAAGCTAAAAAACCTGAACTCGATGAGAAGAAAGTTTTCCAGATGTATTATGATTATCATGAAGCCGTGCGCTCGCTTGTCTCTCATCGGATTTTAGCTTTGAACAGAGGCGAGAAGGAAGAAGTGCTGAAAGTAGCGATTGAGCCGCCTGCTGAGAGAATTATTGCTTATTTAACCAAGAAAGTAATCCAAAAAGACTCAGATGGAGAGGCGTGGGAATTGCTGGAAGAGGCGATTGCAGACAGTTACAAACGTTTGATTCAGCCGTCCATTGAGAGAGAGATCCGTAACACGCTTTCCGAAGGCGCGGAAGAACAGGCCATTGAGGTCTTTTCAGAAAATCTCAAGAACCTGCTTCTGCAGCCACCGTTGAAAGGCAGGACCATGCTTGGTGTGGACCCAGCCTTTAGAACGGGCTGTAAGCTTGTGGTCATTGATGAAACCGGCAAAGTCCAAGAAGTCGATGTGATGTATCCGACCGCACCGCGAAAAGATGTTGCAGGCTCTGAGAAAAAGGTGCTGAAGCTTATTCAAAAATACGGGGCTGAGCTTATAGCGATTGGTAACGGCACAGCCTCGCGGGAAACAGAGCAGTTTATTTCAGATGTAATCACCAACAATCAGCTTGATGTCCCCTATATTATTGTCAATGAAGCTGGGGCAAGTGTTTATTCAGCCTCTGCGCTCGCTCGTGAAGAATTCCCTGATCTGCAGGTTGAGGAACGCAGCGCTGTGTCGATTGCACGGAGGGTTCAGGACCCGCTCGCTGAACTTGTTAAAATTGATCCCAAATCAATCGGGGTAGGACAATACCAACATGACGTCAGTCAGAAGAAACTGAACGCCTCTCTCGGATTTGTAGTCGAGACAGCAGTTAACCAAGTGGGGGTGAACGTCAATACAGCATCCCCGTCATTGCTGCAGTATGTATCAGGACTGAGCAAAACGGTCGCCAATAACGTGATAAAAAAGCGTGAGGAACTGGGTAAGTTCACAAACCGTGCTGAGCTAAAGGATATTCCGCGCCTTGGTGCCAAGACTTATGAACAAAGTATCGGATTTTTGCGGATTATTGATGGGGATCACCCGCTTGACCGCACACCGATTCACCCTGAAACCTACAAACAAACGGAAGCTTTACTGGAAATGCTTGGGTTCAAGGCTGAGGACATCGGGTCGGATAAGCTTCAGGAACAATTAAAGACTTTAAATCAGACTGAAACCGCGGCCCAACTTGATATCGGTATTCCGACGCTCGCAGATATTATTGATGCCCTAAGCCGGCCAGAAAGAGATCCGCGGGATGAATTTCCACAGCCGCTTTTGAAACAAAACGTGCTTTCAATGGAAGATCTCGAGCAAGGGATGGAAATGCAGGGAACCGTCCGTAATGTCGTTGACTTTGGTGTTTTTGTTGACATCGGGGTGAAACAGGATGGACTCGTTCATATTTCCAAGATGGCAAATAAATTTGTCAAGCACCCTATGGATGTAGCGTCTGTTGGCGATGTCGTCACAGTATGGATAGAAGATGTGGATCAGGAAAGAGGTCGTATAGCCTTATCAATGGTCCAGGGAAAGCAGTGA